ACCAAATTATAAACCGTGCTATAAAAGCCTAAAACCGCTATGGATACGACTATTTATCGTGACCGTCCGATGACCAATAACGTAATCTCGAACGAAGGATCGGTTTACAAAAgttgttttatactttttttgatttttgtcgGTCACGACCGTTTTAACTGCGAAACTAGAGTTTGCGTATCTACTAGAATTCAAATTACAGTACCCAATGCACAATGACTCATCtgagctttttctttttttctctgcttGGGTTTTACAGGTTGAACCTTaagtttttatctttctctGTTACTACTATACCTTTATTGCTGCATATTGTGGGATTCCAGGTTTCTTGTTTTACTCAGATCTGACTCTTTTGGGGTTTTAGTTTGAAGAATGGATTTGCATTTGAAGAACTTATTTGGtaggtttcaagaacaattcGGGTCAGGTCCTGGTCTAGGACCTGGATCCGGTGTTTGTATTATGAAAGTTGAAGGTATATCTTCCAACATTGTTCAATCCATATTTAGAGCTtcagcttctttatatagaagtgagccATGGAAGAGGCTCAGACCGGGCCATTTGTTCGGTGTTCGGGTTGGGAAAGACTCAGATTGGTCAGGAAAGAGACAGCCTTTCCAATGTGTTCACTTCATAGGAGGGGATGGTGGTGATATAgcgttttatatatataggtccATGAGCTATGCGCTGAAAATGACTGATGATTCATGGGAAATGGCCAGAGTTCCTAATGTTGAGGTTTTAAGGGTTACTTATGAGCTTGAATCGTTGTTGTTTCCTTCTAACAAGAGGATGGTTAAGTCTTTGTCTTTAGAAGTTTCTGGAACCGATCGGTTTCCGGTCATTGATGTAGCGCGGTGCACTACCTCTGGTGAGCTCCAGTTCAGAAGCCCGACACTGGAAGAGCTTAGGCTTGTGTTTGCAGTAATGAAAGCTCTTTCTTTGGTTCATCCTTTGCTTGAAGAGGAGATGCAAGTCAGGGGGTTGCCAAGGATGGTAACGTTTTCGCCTTTTATTGAGACTGTTGATGTTCAGTGGCCACCAGAGATGTTCAAGGGCCATGACTTTGTTGCTGTTACGGTTTCACATCCTCCTGGACAATCATATGATCAGAAGTCCAAGAAAGCTGTGTTGGCACACGAAGATGAAGCGTTGGACTTAGTTTCAGGAATGACCAATTTGCGCGTTGGTAATAATGGTGAAGATGCAGGTTTAAGCAGGTGCACAATGTGTGAGAAAGCTGTTCATAGAGGTGAGTGTGTTTGTTGTAGCCATTGCCGTGCAACCATCTACTGTGGTTCAGACTGTGAGAAACGGCACTGGCGAGAAATGCACCGGAGTGTTTGCAGTCTCTATGAAGCTATGATGAGTAGAGAAGAAGAGCACAAGCTAAAGATCTTCTCTTTCTCGTGTTATGCTGAAAACCCATGTGAATGGCTTGGATCTTTCGGCATCCATAAAAAGGGAATGTGGAGAAGACAATGCAGTTGCTATTCTCACCAACCTTTTGGACTATTACACTGTTTCTCCTCAGATGCACAATCTGAATTATGGGGAGGGCTAGAGGAAGGAGACTATCCACAAGATTTACCTATTCAGAGTCTGAACAACGGGCGTTCCCCCGGTCTAAACCTCATGTCAGATTGGTCAGATTACTATGATTTACGGTGTCTACCACGGTCAAGCCCGGTTGCTGACATTCTCTGTTACCCTTTAACCCTTTACCACATACTAACATCAGTAAGCACCCATTCCAAGAATCTGTTGCTGAAAGGTAAAGAAGTAACTGTCCATTACTTAGGTCCAGAACGAGAACTTGACTGGATCAAAGCCTTTGCAGAGATCAATCACTTGCTTAATGGTTTAGGAACCGTGCAGATCATAATGATCGGACCTGAAGTTCCATCTGACTTATCTGGTACAATAGCAACCACTTCAACGACAAACAGCAGAGTTAAGGTGAGCTTTGTGAAAGGTTTGTACCAAGAGGAGGTAACATACCTGAGTTCACCGGATATCATTGTAGCTTTAAATTGTGACCTCGATGGGTACTCGAGCTGGGCGGGAGCGGTTGAGACGATGAACAATATGGGCATCCCCGGTTTCTTCACTGATAAGACAGAAGAAGCTTGCGGAAATGCAAAGTCAGTTTTGCGTAATGCAGGGCTGAATATATCACATCCGGTTGCTCCTAACCCTTTCCGCTCACCTGTGAGGACTTGTGCAAAGTCCAGCAATCTTCCCTGTTACAGCAACGGCTTCATTCTTGGGGTGAATACATAAAAGACTTGTCTTAATGTTGTAATAACCGTTCGAATTAAAGACAACTTAGCCATTATAGTGGCAATAGTGTTCACTTCTGTACAAAAATCTCATACAATGTGGGATTTTAACCAATCATCCTACTTTGCTTGGAGAactaattgtttctttttagaCTTTTTGCTTTTCGGTTTTGGAGTAAATACAATACGGCtttcgttaattatacatttggCATCTGCATCATCATTTGGAATCTTTGATACTATTGCCTTTGCACCTTTCGAATCTCCTGCAGCTACTAGAACCTGATACATCCTGTGGACCATATAACCAAGAACTCATTATACATCTCCCTCACCAGAAGACAAACTTTCTACTAAGCAAAAAGCCAAgttcaaaatcattttttgaATGTAGGAGATTAAAGAGCGCTTGCCTTAAATAGTTGAGGACATTGTAAGGAAGTTCTGAAAATTGGTACTCTTTCCATACCAGTAGAGCGCTCTGCTTATCTTTGGCATTGACACAAGCATGTAGAAGAAAATCTAGACATTTTCTTGAAGGATACAACTCAAGCTCTTCCTTCATAAAGCTCACCAAGTCCAGTCCTAGCTTCACATCACTAGACTCTGTGTCTGCTATTGACCTAAACACCTGATTCCAACAATAAGATGCCAAGAGTTCAGAAAATAATACACACCAGAATTTTCCAAGATTTCATATGAGAAATAGAATCGGACCTCTTCAAACCAATATTCCACAGCGATGTCATCCTTGGACAAGTGGTTTTTAGTCTGCTCTAGCAAATCAAGAATAGAGCTATACAAAAGGGGTTGAATAAATCACAGGATAATTAGAAACGATGGGGTACGCGTGTGAACTAAACAAAAAACACGCAAAATCCACTGTACCTTGATTTATTGTTGCGAATAGAAAACACGATAGTTTTGAAGAAGCCATCAATCCAAAATTTACAATCACGCAGCTCATGAGTGAGTTGAACCAACGTACTCAACTCTGCGTTTGAATCAGAGTTATCCTAcagaataaaaaagttttgagaTCATTGCAATACGTTATGGTATCTCTAATTCACTATTAGTGGGCTAATTAATGAGAAAAAACTATGACTAAAGTTCAAACTTGAAACTTACTATAAGAGATATAATAGCTTTTGGCTCTACGGTGCAGCCAGATATCTTCATTTCTTCATAAATACTTAAAGCATCTGTTATATTTCCATTTGTCGCCAGAGCAGATATAAGCACACTTTTCAGCTCATTGCGATCCTTCGTCGGAACTCCCCGGTCCATGAGCacctaaagtaaaaaaaaaaagcttgagcTCTTACCAACTAAATCATGAATATAATTATTCtagaacttttaaaagaacATAGAATACGCATACTTACTTGTTTTGCCTTGTCAAACTGTCCGCATGATGCATATGCTTTAATAAGGGACATGTAAACGTGCTTATTAGCTTCAAGTCCTGCTTGCTTCATCTCCTCGTAATACtttaaaataacaacaaaaaaaaacacacacacacacacagattatgtatgtatattatcTCTTCCTGATATTTCAATCATACACTAGCATTTTTAAGTATGTATAGATGGGTAAGACAACTGACAACACAACAAGAGATAGTGACAACACAACACAACTGACAACACAACACTATCCAGAGATAGTGTTCATTAGGTATCcaatttcaagaagaagaagaagaagaagaagaagacttggaCGAGGTAAAATATCAGTAAAATACCTCCGAAATAGCCTCCTCCTCGTCGCAATAGTTTATTAGATAGCTAAAAGTCATGGAATCAGGTTTAACATCAGCTTCTTTCATTTCCTCAAGGACTTTTAAGGCACTGCTcacttttttcttcaaaaccaTACAAAAATGTATGTAATAAACGACTCGCGAGACAATACAAAAGACACAGAGATGAACTATCCATCGGTTTAGATCTGCAAATAATTTCAGCTATACCAATTGTTTGTCAACAGCTACCTGCCTGTTCGATACACATTTATGCTACAATAGAAAGTTAGACGAGATATGTTTCTTTGCATGTTCAACAATCTTATTATCATGCATATTTCAATATTAGTGATTAAAGGACGATAGTTGATAAATCCTAACATAAatgagacaaagaaaaaattgaaaagagagCTTAAGATATTACCTCCCGGAAATATCCTGCCAGTATAGGATTGTACATGCTAGAGTTCGGTGCCAAATTGAAATTCTTCAAATTACCAAGCATATTATATGCACCTTCAAACTGCACGGAATCAATAGGTTGAGAGCAAATTGTTCACGACAGGAAGGAACTTAAGCTGATAGAATACGAAATAAGTTACATCTTTGATTCGTATGCACAAGTTTATCGATCTCCTAAAAGTCTCACTATTTGGCTTCACACTCTTGTTGCTCATTATTGAATAGATTCTTTGCACCTGAAACAGAAAAAGTATGATCAAACACAACTCTGGTTGAACATGAGTATGAGAAAGACGATGTCGGTGGTCTATCAAGAGCATAACAATGACCAGCCTAAAATTAGCTGTTTTATTGGATGTAGAACATATAATGAAttcaatcaacaaaaaaaggCCCGTACCAAATTAAATTCAAGAATCTGCTCAATGGCCTGTAACAAAGAGTGCAGGATGTTTGCCGATATTACCAGACCTGCTTCACACATATTGTCAACTATATCAAGAGCAGTGACCACCTACAACACAAAGGAATTATCAGGATTCAGGGATCCAGGAGAGTAACGGAAATGAAAGTTGAAAATGAGAGTAATAGAAGCGTACAAATACCTCATTTGAGCCACAAAGATAACTAACAAGATTCTCATACGATGTCGATGACGGCACGACATCTAGTTCTTCATGCAACTTGTTAAACTTGAAAATGGCATCCTCTACCTTTAGTCACCAAAATATGTAAGAACATGGACGGTTAGGACCCATAGGCTAACTTAAAAAGAAGCTTTAACAACTTAACGATACTTTGGAGATGTAAGTGACTTCAATCTCAGTTTCTGTAAATGGAGGCTGCTACCATTTCCAGACAATAATAACGATTAGTTGATTAGTTACTTACATTCATTTGTAACTGAAAAATGGCATAGGAGTCAGAACATCAAAGCATGTTAGGACCTCACATCATGTAAACATTTTGGGAGACACTAATCGATGTATCATTTATCATTGGGAGAAAAAACAATTGCCAATGTATATGTGTTCTACACTAAGTTAAGAAATTAAATACcaaaaagtgagaaaagagatAACATTTAGCTAGAAGATCTTAACGGATCAAGGATGACAGAAAACTTGGAATCAAAGTGATTTAACACACACTAGTTATATCTATTTCAATACCAAAAAAGATCTAGGACGAGACTTGGGTTCAAGAAACATTGTCAATGAACAAAAATTACCATGATAATCAgatgcaaaagaagaaaacaaggaaaataCCAGAGTTACCAACTGCCTCAATAAATTTGCAAGCACTATATATATCAAGTCCTCACCGTTGAATTTGGGATGCAAGTTGCATAGTTGGATATGAGATTTGAAACTGTCTCCACTCCATCTGAACATATCAAGAAACCATGTTACAATTCTACTAAATGAGtcatcagtaaaaaaaaatagtttgtatCAAATACGAATCCCTCATTGCAACTATATAATGAAGTATACATCCACCTTTAAATTTCATAATACCAATACGGTAAACAGTACCAGGTTATTTCAATTGATTTATATCCCACCTTTACCACAGTCTCTTAGGTCCCAAAGTAGCTTCACTGCAACAGATGCCGACACCAATTTTCCAAGGTATCCAAATATGCTTTTCAATGCCTCTGGtgaagatacttttgttatgtCGATAATCTCTAACAGCTTTTGAAGATTTTCCTTACTGTCTTTCTCACACAGTGCCACCAAATAATATTCTGTTTAAGGACACCAAAAGGTTACTTTTTGAGAGTTGGAGCAAATTATAAACTCAGAATTCTAAATGAATATAATGATACATTTACAGTGTGTGGCATACCTTGTAAGGTTGATAAACTTAGCCCACTATCATCAACTGTATTACAAAGTTTGTGGATCCTCTCTTCATCGTCGACTTGGATCCAAAGAAGCATTTCATAATAGACAAGTCTCCCACGGGACTCAGGACTTGCCTCCTTAATAAACTCCTTGAGTATCATGAattcctctaccatttccataTCAACCAAGTACTTAAAAAAGGGTCCATAAGCTCCTTCTCTTATAGCGAAACCAAGTTGTCTCATTTCTTTGAGATGTTCAATTGCCTTCCCAATCTGATCAAGAGCATACTCTGCATCATTGCTTCTCCTCGCGCGTGATATGCAAAGTTTAGTCATTGCATTGTAATCTTTTTCACCCGCTTCTTTCCCCATTTTATTCAACACCGCAACCATAGTCTCAGTGCCTAGCTTCTGAACACATCCCTTGGCAAGCCTCTCCATAATCTCTGACTGCTTCTTCTGGTAATTATCTGTCTGCATCCTAACACGTGAAGCCAGTTTAGGCCTTTGAGAGGAACAAATGTTCCTAGGCAGGATACTACAGCTTTCCAACGCCTTCTTCGAACCATTCCTTTCTTGAAGTAGACTAAAATCACTAAATCTAACTGAAAACAATCATCACATTACACATTGCCTCAGAAAGAAGTACCAAATGAAGTGTACAAACACACATACCATCTAAAGCAGAGGAGACCTGACCAGCAAGTGCCGGTTCCGCAAGATCTACAAACAAGAaccaaattggaaaaaaaatcaaattttgaaattagatTGTACCATTCCACTAACAGAGAGACATAAAAGAAGGTACCTTGACCAGTAATTGACGAATCGTCGGAAGACTTAAGCGTTGAGAGAATCTCCGGCATAAAACTCGTTGACACTGTTCCAACAAAACAGAAGGGTTTCAATAAGAAAGTCTCAATTTTTATGAAATGGGCCAATCAGAGAGAAGCAAGAGACGTATTTTACCTAGTCCAGTCTCTGGAATTGGTGAATCTATAGGTTTGGGTTTAGCAGTCTTGGTGGAGTTTCTCATCGCAAGGCGGAACACAGCGCCTAAGCTTTTCTTCGCCTTTAAAACCATTATATCTCTCTTTACATTTACAAAAATCGAAATCAAGACCTAGAAACCGAACTCACACTCCTCCTGTATCAAAGGGTTTAAAGATGATGAGATCGGAGAAGATGAATCATAAAACCCGGCGATAAACCCCAGCAAAGGTTTCATGTTCGGAGTGTAGTGGCATTAATGTAATTAAACTATGTAATTGAGGGTAATTGAGTAAGTAAACATATATGTAAATGGGTCCTgtaattttttctctttttcccttaCCGTTCTGTAAAATTTCCTCTTTGAGAAAATTAACCGCAATAAAGTTAATATTCTAGGCAAGTGGCCtattttttatggaaaaaatggCTAATTACACAAATACATGGTTACACATaccaagtatactattgtatccCTAACTACacgaaatatatatgtattatatggccacatgcatgaactatacgacgttatgtggtcaacaccatagacatacaatccaATACACCGGTCGATTGACTCCGGCAAACACCGACGTTGACTTTGACgttgactaaaaaaattatattctaaattttttaaaaaaatatatattaaatcattaatagtttttcatgattaaaaacatattcaatatattaatatttttatatatctctaatgtattcattcttataattaattaatttttattttaaaaacataaactaatagttaaataaaaatcattgataattattttcaagatgtaatataaaggtatttgcaaaaatattcttattttataccCTTTTGCAAACATACCCTCTATATTGTTTagctaaaatcaattttttgtatatttatcttttatatattagaagtaaatattgtgaatttattttgttgttgtatacatgttattaagagtatgcaaattttatagtaaaagtatctaaaattttatacaacatttACTATGCAAACTAtaaagtaaagagtcatatactcaatcttttgcatattatttttataatgaaagtagttgaatttgattttatgattttgtagtatttaaataatcttattatcaaagatttataattaatcattattttagctttaaaaataaaaattattaactaattataagaatgaataagttagagatatataaaaatatttagatattgaactgaatatattttttaatcatgaaaaacaaaaatgtttacatataatatttcttatttttgatttttaatagaaaaaaaaattaatacatttttttggtcaacaccgGAGTCAACGTTGGTCTTCGCTGGAGTCAGTCGACCAgtgtaccggattgtatgtttatgatgttgaccacataacgtcatatagttcatgcatatggccatgtaatacatatgtattttccTATACTTTGTGTATATAGTTAGCCATCTTCAAGTTGCAATGTGAACCAAATGAGTGGTTGGAAATATAAGTTTAATGTTATTGATGAtagtaatatgaaaaaaaatacattattaaataAGTAGGTgcctaaaattaaaaaatttattttgaagggaacaatattattatttagtgGTTAATAACTAAAAACTTTATCATTCCATCCAATCAAATTCGCCTCATCAAACTTTAAAGTAGAAGCTTGTCggcaaaaatgtttttttagcaAGTTTATTTCCTTTTCAAGAATATCAAGAACTGCTCTACTTGTGAGTGAGTCGACAAGagtgttttttaactttttttttgttttctcgtaAATCAAACTCAACCAACCTAATTATCGACTTTTCAATTGATCTATATTTATTGTCTCATTTATTATCGACTTTTTCAAGTTAGTTAGACAACAACTTGCTCAAATGGTTCAGCTGGggtcatctttttttctttactataAATAGCAACCAAAATCATTCAAtccacaagaaaaaaagaagaagaagaagaagaagaagcaaatatacttagaaaaaaaaatggacttTCAGAGAGTTCAAGTGATGCCGTGGGAATATGTTTTATCTTCTCAGTCTTTTAATAGCTACCAAGAGAATCATGTTCGTTGGTCTCAGTCTCCAGATTCTCACACTTTCTCTGTTGATCTCCCTGGTACTACTTAGCTTTATCTCTAACTTAAGTATATTTTATCACCACCACACATTTGTAAAAGATTATCTTgtgtagttttcttttcttcatattttgttgttatttttgcTTAATCAGGGTtaaggaaagaagaaataaaagttGAGATCGAAGATTCGATATACTTAATCATACGAACGGAGGCGACGGCTGGATCACCGGATCCGCCGTTGAAGAGTTTTAAGAGAAAATTCCGGTTACCGGAATCGATAGATATGATCGGGATATCAGCTGGTTATGAAGATGGTGTGTTGACTGTGGTTGTACCAAAGAGGATTACGACTAGGAGATTCATTGATCCTTCTGATGTTCCTGAAACTCTTCAACTTCTTGCAAGAGCTGCTTGATAAAAACCGTATTATTATGTGCTTCCTTGTACCTCACGAGTTCGATCTTTGTTTTACAAtctcttaaaaagaaaaaaccaaaaaaaagaatgtgtAATTTCTTTACTTGGTAACGAGTCGTTATGTGTAGTTTGTATAGTAATCCAAATCCGATGTTTATGTTTCAGAACGAATTATAAAAACAATGGTTATATGATAGTGGTTCGATATTCTCGTTATTGGCTTTAAAGGCTTTAAAGAATGGTCCATGAGATGAGACCATGACTCCATTAAAGAAGTCTTATTCGAGACCATACCTCACCTAGTCacctgaaacagagagaagtgTGACGAAGACACTGTCACACTGATCAACTCCTGTTTTAACATTATGTAAAAAAGACAATCTTTGGAATCTCTCAAAGAGCCTTTCATTATCAATGAAAAGGCTGCAACCAAATCCAACTTTCTCGACAGTTAGATTAGAGGAGATAGTGTAAACCAtgtcaaaacttaaaaaaatttggttaaatCAATAGTATGTACAAATGGCTGGCCTGATTGACGCATTTTGTCAGCTACATCCAGAGCAGTGGCGACCTACGACGATACAGAGGAATGATCAATGAGTCAACTGCAGAGCTAGAGGTGACCAGAAAGaacgaaaaaaatcaaaagaagcgTGAAAGTACCTCATTCGATTCATAAAGATAAGTAATAAGCTTAGTATAAGATGTAGATGAAGGCTTGATATCTAGTTCTTTGTGCAACTTTTCGAACTTCAAAACAGCATCCTTTACCTTTTAACCACAAATATCATGAGAGAACATGGACTGTTAGGTGTATAAGGAACTCTTTACAACTTGGTGCTAGTTGAGACTATTACCATTACCTATGTATCCAAGGATATACTATTTCAGTACCAAACAAGATCAAGGGCAAGACTTAGGTGTCAGAAGCATTGTCAATCCGTATCAATAAATATTAAAGTGGTAAAACCAAATCCGAATGTTCTAGAACTAATACAAGGAAAAGACCTGAGTTAACAACGGCCTTGATGAAGcattatatatagaaagttctCACCGTTAAATTTGGGATGCAGGTTGCATAGCTAAATATAAGACTTGGCACTGTCTCTCCTCCATCTGTAAATGTTAATGAAACCATGTTTACCATGCTAAGAAATTATTGCAGGGTATTTAACATGCTACTATATAATGAGTCAGAAGTCTATAAGGTTAATTTACAATCACCTTTACCACACTTTCTTAGTTCCCTAAAGAACTTGATTGCAATAGACTCCAATAGCGAGCTTCCAAGATATCCAAATATCTTCGTCAATAGGTGCGGTGATGAAACTTTGGTAATGTCGATAATCTCAAACAGCCTCTGTAGATTTTCTTTTCTGTCTTTCTCAAAGAGTGCAACCAGGTAGTTTTCTGTTCGGCCAAAAGGTTACTTTAAGAGTACTGCAGATGAAACATAAGATTAACAACTGACTATAACAATAAACTTAACTTAGTGCTCACCTTGTAGGATTGATGAACTAGTCTCACTCTCGCCAATTGTACTGCAAAGTTCGTGGATCTTCTCTTCGTCGCCGACTTGGATCCAAAGAAGCATTTCATAGTAGCCAATTTTCCCAAGAGCATCAGGGTTTGCATCTCTAATAACATctttggaaatttggaattcCTCTACCATTCCTTAATCAACTAATAACTTAAGAAAAGGCTCATAAGTTCTTTTCTCTATAGTGAATCCacattttctcatttctttatGGTACTCAATAGCCTTCCCAATGTGACCAAGAGCAGACTCTACATCTTTGCTTCTCCTCGCTCGTTGTCTGCAAATTTGAATCAGTGTGCTGTATTCACTTACACCAAATTCTTTTCCCATTATACCCCACCAATCAAACATAGTTCACCGCAAAATTTCTGATCAGATCTTCTCAAAAGCTTCTTCATAGCATATGACTCTTTTCTCTGGTAATGATCTGTTTGCACCTTACGACGTGACTCCCGTATTGTTGGAAGATGGTTATTACCACTAAGTTTACCTGGAGCAATCATAACATTTTTAGAGTGTGAAAAAGaataatgataaaaaaacaacaaaagacacCTGAAGCAGATTTGATTCGATCCTAAGTGACATGGATAAATTCCACtagcagagagagagacatagaGAGGTACCTTGACCAGTGTTGGACGAATCAACGTTGGAAAAGTCTAGCGATGAGAGAATCTGCGGCATTACACTCGACGATGATACTGTTTTTGAAGATTCACCTATTGACATAGTTGCGTTTACAGTTTTGTCTAATGTATTCTGATGGTTTCTCATCACGTGGCGAAAGATCTCGTGAAGTCCCTTCTTCGCCTTTGATGAAGCCATCCTTTGCATTTACAATGTTGATACGTTTGgaggaaacaaaac
The sequence above is a segment of the Camelina sativa cultivar DH55 chromosome 10, Cs, whole genome shotgun sequence genome. Coding sequences within it:
- the LOC104718133 gene encoding zinc finger MYND domain-containing protein 15-like, with translation MDLHLKNLFGRFQEQFGSGPGLGPGSGVCIMKVEGISSNIVQSIFRASASLYRSEPWKRLRPGHLFGVRVGKDSDWSGKRQPFQCVHFIGGDGGDIAFYIYRSMSYALKMTDDSWEMARVPNVEVLRVTYELESLLFPSNKRMVKSLSLEVSGTDRFPVIDVARCTTSGELQFRSPTLEELRLVFAVMKALSLVHPLLEEEMQVRGLPRMVTFSPFIETVDVQWPPEMFKGHDFVAVTVSHPPGQSYDQKSKKAVLAHEDEALDLVSGMTNLRVGNNGEDAGLSRCTMCEKAVHRGECVCCSHCRATIYCGSDCEKRHWREMHRSVCSLYEAMMSREEEHKLKIFSFSCYAENPCEWLGSFGIHKKGMWRRQCSCYSHQPFGLLHCFSSDAQSELWGGLEEGDYPQDLPIQSLNNGRSPGLNLMSDWSDYYDLRCLPRSSPVADILCYPLTLYHILTSVSTHSKNLLLKGKEVTVHYLGPERELDWIKAFAEINHLLNGLGTVQIIMIGPEVPSDLSGTIATTSTTNSRVKVSFVKGLYQEEVTYLSSPDIIVALNCDLDGYSSWAGAVETMNNMGIPGFFTDKTEEACGNAKSVLRNAGLNISHPVAPNPFRSPVRTCAKSSNLPCYSNGFILGVNT
- the LOC104718135 gene encoding pentatricopeptide repeat-containing protein At4g21880, mitochondrial-like; translation: MVLKAKKSLGAVFRLAMRNSTKTAKPKPIDSPIPETGLVSTSFMPEILSTLKSSDDSSITGQDLAEPALAGQVSSALDVRFSDFSLLQERNGSKKALESCSILPRNICSSQRPKLASRVRMQTDNYQKKQSEIMERLAKGCVQKLGTETMVAVLNKMGKEAGEKDYNAMTKLCISRARRSNDAEYALDQIGKAIEHLKEMRQLGFAIREGAYGPFFKYLVDMEMVEEFMILKEFIKEASPESRGRLVYYEMLLWIQVDDEERIHKLCNTVDDSGLSLSTLQEYYLVALCEKDSKENLQKLLEIIDITKVSSPEALKSIFGYLGKLVSASVAVKLLWDLRDCGKDGVETVSNLISNYATCIPNSTVEDAIFKFNKLHEELDVVPSSTSYENLVSYLCGSNEVVTALDIVDNMCEAGLVISANILHSLLQAIEQILEFNLVQRIYSIMSNKSVKPNSETFRRSINLCIRIKDFEGAYNMLGNLKNFNLAPNSSMYNPILAGYFREKKVSSALKVLEEMKEADVKPDSMTFSYLINYCDEEEAISEYYEEMKQAGLEANKHVYMSLIKAYASCGQFDKAKQVLMDRGVPTKDRNELKSVLISALATNGNITDALSIYEEMKISGCTVEPKAIISLIDNSDSNAELSTLVQLTHELRDCKFWIDGFFKTIVFSIRNNKSSSILDLLEQTKNHLSKDDIAVEYWFEEVFRSIADTESSDVKLGLDLVSFMKEELELYPSRKCLDFLLHACVNAKDKQSALLVWKEYQFSELPYNVLNYLRMYQVLVAAGDSKGAKAIVSKIPNDDADAKCIINESRIVFTPKPKSKKSKKKQLVLQAK
- the LOC104718136 gene encoding 15.4 kDa class V heat shock protein-like, with the protein product MDFQRVQVMPWEYVLSSQSFNSYQENHVRWSQSPDSHTFSVDLPGLRKEEIKVEIEDSIYLIIRTEATAGSPDPPLKSFKRKFRLPESIDMIGISAGYEDGVLTVVVPKRITTRRFIDPSDVPETLQLLARAA